One Streptosporangium sp. NBC_01495 DNA window includes the following coding sequences:
- a CDS encoding DUF7927 domain-containing protein — translation MSRPVQGTDEVPAHVPAEEVSASVPGEKEVPGENGVLSPASGAEGKSEPASAGKSASAPVGNGVSSPASETGRRVARGASGGESRVEGAGKSEVEITKTASPVLAKPGQKVTYTVKLRNTGDTAHPGLAFTDDLSGLLDDADFDHDQSATSGTVAFAEPEVTWTGDVAAGQTVTVTYGVTVNDPPAGDLRLSGKLVGPEGSNCEAGSTDAACGNLGGPGLPLLYVLMTADRETAGPGQTVGYTITVGNVGNEDYPGATLTGELSRVLDDAAYNGDARVTSGTVSYGAPKLTWAGDISMGETVTITYSVTVGTPATGDGVLDSAVQAPGGGTNCPDPAPWSARRAAPVPGAGLGCAQRVAVLGTTATGTLTPEVSEPDDVGAGVRPGSDCPAGSAEPGCGTGPVKTAVAQAPVSGAVDGSAQAPSPAAVPGSGPAPGQGSVPGSVPPGQGSVPGFVPGQGSVPPGQGSGPGSVPGQGSGPEVASAFDPDSAPIPAPGSVPSPVPDPAQASVSPSGPALVPGPERAPVPARVPKPLSDPSCVPGRGRSFSVPCPAGGSREVSAGPSLPFTGLPFGPVLVGLLLSGLGLVLRLRTRPGRP, via the coding sequence ATGTCCCGGCCCGTCCAGGGGACGGATGAGGTGCCGGCGCACGTGCCCGCCGAGGAGGTGTCCGCGTCCGTACCCGGGGAGAAGGAAGTGCCCGGGGAGAACGGGGTGCTTTCGCCCGCGTCCGGGGCGGAGGGGAAGAGCGAGCCCGCGTCCGCGGGGAAGAGCGCGTCCGCGCCGGTGGGGAACGGGGTGTCTTCGCCCGCGTCCGAGACGGGAAGGCGGGTCGCGAGGGGCGCCTCCGGCGGCGAGAGCCGTGTGGAGGGGGCCGGGAAGTCGGAGGTCGAGATCACCAAGACGGCCTCGCCCGTCCTCGCCAAGCCCGGCCAGAAGGTCACCTATACCGTCAAGCTACGCAACACCGGTGACACCGCCCACCCGGGCCTCGCCTTCACCGACGACCTGTCGGGCCTGCTCGACGACGCGGACTTCGACCACGACCAGTCGGCCACGTCGGGCACGGTCGCCTTCGCCGAGCCCGAGGTGACCTGGACCGGTGACGTGGCCGCCGGCCAGACGGTGACGGTCACCTACGGCGTCACGGTGAACGACCCGCCGGCGGGGGACCTGCGTCTCTCCGGCAAGCTGGTCGGTCCCGAGGGCTCCAACTGCGAGGCAGGGTCCACCGATGCCGCCTGCGGAAACCTCGGCGGGCCCGGCCTGCCGCTGCTGTACGTCCTCATGACCGCCGACAGGGAGACCGCCGGCCCCGGCCAGACGGTCGGCTACACGATCACCGTCGGCAACGTCGGTAACGAGGACTATCCGGGTGCCACGCTCACCGGGGAGCTCTCCCGGGTCCTCGACGACGCGGCCTACAACGGCGACGCACGGGTCACGAGCGGCACCGTCTCGTACGGCGCGCCGAAGCTGACCTGGGCCGGAGACATCTCGATGGGCGAGACGGTCACGATCACCTACAGCGTGACCGTCGGCACCCCCGCCACCGGGGACGGGGTGCTGGACAGCGCCGTCCAGGCCCCGGGGGGCGGGACGAACTGCCCGGACCCGGCGCCGTGGTCCGCCAGGCGCGCCGCTCCCGTTCCCGGTGCGGGCCTCGGCTGCGCGCAGCGGGTCGCCGTGCTGGGGACGACGGCCACCGGGACGCTCACGCCCGAGGTCTCCGAGCCGGATGACGTCGGGGCGGGCGTGAGGCCCGGATCCGACTGCCCGGCGGGATCGGCCGAACCCGGCTGCGGAACGGGGCCGGTGAAGACCGCCGTCGCCCAGGCGCCGGTGTCTGGGGCCGTTGACGGTTCCGCCCAGGCTCCGTCTCCGGCAGCCGTTCCGGGTTCCGGTCCGGCGCCCGGTCAGGGTTCCGTTCCGGGTTCCGTGCCGCCCGGTCAGGGTTCCGTGCCGGGTTTCGTGCCCGGTCAGGGTTCCGTGCCGCCCGGTCAGGGTTCCGGTCCGGGTTCCGTGCCCGGTCAGGGTTCCGGTCCCGAGGTCGCATCGGCGTTCGATCCGGATTCCGCGCCGATTCCCGCTCCCGGTTCGGTGCCCTCGCCGGTTCCCGATCCGGCGCAGGCGTCGGTCTCCCCCTCGGGGCCCGCACTCGTTCCCGGCCCGGAGCGGGCACCCGTGCCCGCGCGGGTGCCGAAGCCGCTCTCCGACCCGTCGTGCGTGCCGGGCCGGGGGCGGTCCTTCTCGGTTCCCTGTCCCGCCGGTGGGTCCCGCGAGGTATCGGCCGGTCCCTCGCTGCCGTTCACGGGGCTGCCGTTCGGGCCGGTCCTGGTGGGACTCCTGCTTTCCGGTCTCGGTCTGGTCCTGCGGCTGCGTACCCGGCCGGGGAGACCCTAG
- a CDS encoding LCP family protein, producing the protein MAGNTRRTGVGSSLALTLGSAVLWGLAHVWVGRRLTGAFLMGIELVLAGAAATAVLTAGPSLLSLAVQPAWLWVFALTAMLVAVVTVAVVIRSYLLVRPESAHPAARYLSAASVGVLCVLTIAPMIYAVRLAYVSHSVVTSVFAESVTPIPVDPWEGVDRLNILLVGADAAANRVGVRTDSMTVASVDTRTGDTVLFGLPRNLEDVPMPPGPARDRFPYGFQGEGPYTPGMLNEVYQYAEDYPEMVPRQNKRHRGPTLLKRTIGGILGLDIPYYAMVDMRGFVEIVNAMGGVRVRIKDPIVYGRQNEGLIEAGRRRLSGEEALWYGRSRTYSDDYVRMGRQKCLLNAVAKQADPVTVFSSFEKLATAAVDAISTDIPQQLLPDLVELAEKVKDSRIRSLQFVPPLIYSGAPDYHLIRREVIATLAAPPAPPRSVPAVQAGDRMSADERVETNAVVLDSACH; encoded by the coding sequence GGGTGGGCCGCCGTCTGACCGGCGCCTTCCTGATGGGCATCGAGCTGGTCCTCGCCGGAGCCGCCGCGACCGCCGTCCTGACCGCGGGACCCTCCCTGCTCTCCCTCGCCGTACAACCCGCCTGGCTCTGGGTCTTCGCGCTCACCGCGATGCTGGTCGCCGTCGTGACGGTCGCCGTGGTCATCCGCTCCTACCTGCTGGTGCGGCCGGAGTCGGCGCACCCCGCGGCCCGGTACCTCTCGGCCGCCTCCGTCGGCGTGCTGTGCGTGCTGACGATCGCCCCGATGATCTACGCGGTCCGGCTGGCCTACGTCTCCCACAGCGTGGTGACCTCGGTCTTCGCCGAAAGCGTCACGCCGATCCCGGTGGACCCGTGGGAGGGCGTGGACCGGCTCAACATCCTGCTCGTCGGCGCGGACGCGGCGGCCAACCGGGTCGGCGTGCGCACCGACAGCATGACCGTGGCCAGCGTCGACACCCGGACCGGCGACACCGTGCTGTTCGGCCTGCCCAGGAACCTGGAGGACGTCCCGATGCCGCCGGGCCCGGCCCGCGACCGCTTTCCCTACGGCTTCCAGGGCGAGGGGCCGTACACGCCGGGCATGCTCAACGAGGTCTATCAGTACGCCGAGGACTATCCCGAGATGGTTCCCCGGCAGAACAAGCGGCACCGCGGCCCCACGCTCCTGAAAAGGACGATCGGCGGCATCCTCGGCCTCGACATTCCCTATTACGCGATGGTCGACATGAGGGGCTTCGTGGAAATCGTCAACGCGATGGGCGGCGTACGGGTCCGCATCAAGGATCCCATCGTGTACGGCAGGCAGAACGAGGGCCTGATCGAGGCGGGCAGACGGAGACTCTCGGGCGAGGAGGCGCTCTGGTACGGCAGGTCCCGCACCTACAGCGACGACTACGTGCGGATGGGCCGCCAGAAGTGCCTGCTGAACGCCGTCGCCAAGCAGGCCGACCCGGTGACGGTTTTCAGCAGCTTCGAGAAACTGGCCACCGCCGCCGTCGACGCCATCTCCACCGACATACCGCAGCAGTTGCTGCCCGACCTGGTCGAACTGGCGGAGAAGGTGAAGGACTCCAGGATCAGGAGCCTCCAGTTCGTCCCCCCGCTCATCTACTCGGGGGCACCCGACTACCACCTGATCAGGCGTGAGGTCATCGCCACCCTGGCGGCGCCGCCCGCCCCGCCCCGCTCCGTGCCCGCCGTACAGGCCGGGGACCGGATGAGCGCGGACGAGCGCGTCGAGACGAACGCCGTCGTCCTCGACTCCGCCTGCCACTGA
- a CDS encoding ATP-binding protein, protein MRVAFVGKGGSGKTTLSALFARYTASRGGPVVAVDADINQHLGMALGLADGALPRPMGSHLTEIKEYLRGDNPRISSASAMVKTTPPGSGSRLLRLDERDDPIHTGFSVATAEGPSLMVTGPFSEDDLGVACYHSKVGAVELYLNHLLDGAGEYVVVDMTAGADSFASGLFTRFDMTFLVAEPTRQGVSVYRQYRDYAADYGVPVAVVGNKIHGPGDVAFLRDQVGDDLLVCLEHSSAIRAMEQGRPFTLRDLEPANSRALGTILDHLDAQEKDWFRFGRQAVQFHLRNAEAWANRATGEDLAAQIDPGFVFGPTRVSLSR, encoded by the coding sequence GTGAGGGTGGCATTCGTCGGCAAGGGCGGCAGCGGCAAAACGACTCTGTCGGCGCTGTTCGCGAGATACACAGCGAGCCGGGGCGGTCCCGTCGTGGCCGTCGACGCCGACATCAACCAGCACCTGGGCATGGCACTGGGGCTGGCCGACGGTGCGCTGCCGAGGCCGATGGGCTCGCACCTGACCGAGATCAAGGAATACCTGCGGGGCGACAACCCCCGCATCTCATCGGCTTCCGCGATGGTCAAGACCACCCCGCCGGGGTCCGGCTCGCGGCTGCTCCGCCTCGACGAGCGGGACGACCCGATCCACACCGGATTCTCCGTCGCCACGGCCGAGGGCCCCAGCCTGATGGTCACCGGGCCGTTCAGCGAGGACGACCTGGGGGTGGCGTGCTACCACTCCAAGGTCGGCGCCGTGGAGCTCTATCTCAACCATCTGCTCGACGGCGCGGGCGAGTACGTCGTGGTCGACATGACGGCCGGAGCCGACTCCTTCGCCTCGGGACTGTTCACCCGCTTCGACATGACCTTCCTGGTGGCCGAGCCGACCCGCCAGGGCGTGAGCGTCTACCGGCAGTACCGCGACTACGCCGCCGACTACGGCGTGCCGGTCGCGGTGGTGGGCAACAAGATCCACGGCCCCGGGGACGTGGCGTTCCTGCGCGATCAGGTCGGCGACGACCTGCTGGTCTGCCTGGAGCACTCCTCGGCGATCCGCGCGATGGAGCAGGGCCGCCCCTTCACCCTCCGGGACCTCGAACCGGCCAACTCCCGGGCCCTGGGCACGATTCTCGACCATCTCGACGCCCAGGAGAAAGACTGGTTCCGCTTCGGGCGCCAGGCCGTGCAGTTCCACCTCCGCAACGCGGAGGCCTGGGCGAACAGGGCCACGGGCGAGGATCTGGCGGCCCAGATCGACCCCGGCTTCGTCTTCGGGCCCACGCGAGTGTCGCTCTCCCGCTAG